A genome region from Setaria italica strain Yugu1 chromosome III, Setaria_italica_v2.0, whole genome shotgun sequence includes the following:
- the LOC101781051 gene encoding rho GDP-dissociation inhibitor 1: MDNKEKEKQEEKHEGTDVEEEEDEDGNKRIVVLGPQVPLKEQLELDKDDESLRRWKEQLLGQVDTEQLGETAEPEVKVLNLTILSPGRPDLVLPIPFQADEKGYAFALKDGSPYSFRFSFNVSNNIVSGLKYTNTVWKTGVRVENQKMMLGTFSPQLEPYIYEGEEETTPAGIFARGSYSAKLKFVDDDGKCYLEMSYYFEIRKEWPGTQ; this comes from the exons ATGGACAACAAGGAGAAAGAGAAACAGGAGGAGAAGCATGAAGGAACTGAcgttgaggaagaagaggatgaagatggtaACAAGCGCATTGTGGTGTTGGGCCCCCAGGTTCCCCTAAAGGAACAGCTCGAGCTCGATAAG GATGACGAGAGTCTGAGGAGGTGGAAGGAGCAACTCCTTGGGCAAGTAGACACAGAACAGCTTGGAG AAACTGCAGAGCCGGAGGTGAAGGTGCTGAACCTGACCATCTTATCACCGGGCCGGCCGGATCTGGTCCTGCCAATCCCATTTCAGGCTGATGAGAAGGGCTATGCGTTTGCCCTCAAGGATGGCAGCCCCTACAGCTTCCGCTTCTCCTTCAACGTCTCCAACAATATTGTGTCGGGCCTCAAGTATACAAACACTGTCTGGAAGACTGGAGTAAGAG TGGAGAACCAGAAGATGATGTTGGGGACTTTCAGTCCCCAGCTAGAGCCATACATCTACGAGGGTGAAGAAGAGACCACCCCTGCTGGTATTTTTGCAAGAGGTTCCTATTCTGCCAAACTAAAG tttgttgatgatgatggcAAGTGCTACTTGGAGATGAGTTACTACTTTGAGATTAGGAAGGAATGGCCAGGAACCCAATAA